Proteins from a single region of Streptomyces vinaceus:
- a CDS encoding DUF5941 domain-containing protein → MSTVILTGLPVPGSPLTDELRSLGFDVRPAAGPEETAAVLAGVPADQRVAVVDSAFVGHVHALRLALTDPRFDACAVTGALAVRPGARAALEKAAALPAEGDGPYADRLAAAVEAAGTPVQHPELGTLVAAVPATEAERAAAEAAVAAVDDEAVRLRTAVKSRDGFFTTFFISPYSRYIARWCARRGLTPNQVTTASLITALIAAGCAATGERGGYVAAGVLLLVSFVLDCTDGQLARYSLQYSTMGAWLDATFDRAKEYSFYAGLALGAARNGDDVWALALGAMILMTCRHVVDFAFNEANHDATANTSPTAALSDKLDSVGWTVWVRRMIILPIGERWAMIAVLTAATSPRIVFYALLIGCAFGALYTTAGRVLRSLTRKAKRTDRAAQALADLADSGPVAELAGRFVGRMAPGAGIAAAVIGSVALLWTAWAYEFGARQVIIAAAFYAVLAGAAVARPLKGALDWLVPPVFRAAEYTTVLILAAKADVPGALPAAFGLVAAVAYHHYDTVYRIRGGSGAPPRWLVWTVGGHDGRVLLTAALASALAARAADFPVALTALAVFVALVVLVESIRFWVSSGAPAVHDEGEPA, encoded by the coding sequence CTGTCGACCGTCATCCTCACCGGCCTGCCGGTCCCCGGATCACCGCTCACCGACGAGCTGCGCTCCCTCGGCTTCGACGTCCGTCCCGCCGCGGGTCCTGAAGAGACCGCCGCGGTGCTCGCCGGCGTCCCCGCCGACCAGCGGGTCGCCGTCGTCGACAGCGCCTTCGTCGGGCACGTCCACGCCCTGCGGCTCGCGCTGACCGACCCGCGCTTCGACGCCTGCGCCGTGACCGGCGCCCTCGCCGTCCGGCCGGGGGCCCGCGCGGCCCTGGAGAAGGCCGCGGCCCTCCCCGCCGAGGGCGACGGTCCCTACGCGGACCGCCTCGCCGCCGCCGTCGAGGCCGCCGGGACCCCCGTGCAGCACCCCGAGCTCGGCACCCTGGTCGCCGCCGTGCCCGCCACCGAGGCCGAGCGCGCCGCGGCGGAAGCCGCCGTCGCAGCCGTGGACGACGAGGCCGTACGCCTGCGCACCGCCGTGAAGTCCCGCGACGGGTTCTTCACCACCTTCTTCATCAGCCCGTACTCGCGCTACATCGCCCGCTGGTGCGCGCGCCGCGGCCTGACCCCGAACCAGGTCACCACCGCCTCGCTGATCACCGCGCTGATCGCGGCCGGCTGCGCCGCCACCGGCGAGCGCGGCGGCTACGTCGCCGCCGGCGTGCTGCTCCTCGTCTCCTTCGTCCTGGACTGCACGGACGGGCAGCTCGCCCGCTACTCGCTCCAGTACTCGACGATGGGCGCCTGGCTCGACGCCACCTTCGACCGCGCGAAGGAGTACTCCTTCTACGCGGGCCTCGCGCTGGGCGCCGCCAGGAACGGCGACGACGTGTGGGCCCTCGCGCTCGGCGCGATGATCCTCATGACCTGCCGCCACGTCGTGGACTTCGCCTTCAACGAGGCCAACCACGACGCCACCGCCAACACGAGCCCCACGGCGGCCCTGTCCGACAAGCTCGACAGCGTCGGCTGGACGGTCTGGGTCCGGCGGATGATCATCCTGCCGATCGGCGAGCGCTGGGCCATGATCGCGGTGCTCACCGCGGCCACCAGTCCCCGGATCGTCTTCTACGCCCTGCTCATCGGCTGCGCCTTCGGCGCCCTCTACACCACCGCCGGCCGCGTGCTGCGCTCGCTGACCCGCAAGGCGAAGAGGACGGACCGCGCCGCCCAGGCGCTGGCCGACCTCGCCGACTCCGGCCCCGTCGCGGAGCTCGCGGGCCGGTTCGTGGGCCGGATGGCCCCCGGGGCCGGGATCGCCGCCGCGGTGATCGGCTCGGTGGCCCTGCTCTGGACGGCCTGGGCGTACGAGTTCGGCGCCCGCCAGGTGATCATCGCGGCCGCGTTCTACGCCGTACTCGCCGGAGCGGCCGTCGCCCGCCCCCTCAAGGGCGCCCTCGACTGGCTCGTCCCGCCCGTCTTCCGGGCCGCCGAGTACACCACCGTGCTCATCCTCGCCGCCAAAGCGGACGTGCCGGGGGCCCTTCCCGCGGCATTCGGACTGGTCGCGGCGGTCGCCTACCATCACTACGACACGGTCTACCGCATCCGCGGCGGATCGGGCGCGCCCCCGCGGTGGCTGGTGTGGACGGTCGGCGGTCACGACGGCCGGGTCCTGCTGACCGCGGCCTTGGCCTCCGCCCTGGCGGCGCGCGCCGCGGACTTCCCCGTCGCGCTCACGGCCCTGGCCGTGTTCGTGGCACTCGTGGTGCTCGTGGAGAGCATCCGCTTCTGGGTCTCCTCCGGGGCACCCGCCGTACATGACGAAGGAGAACCAGCATGA
- the idi gene encoding isopentenyl-diphosphate Delta-isomerase, producing MPTTPATAANTASPGTGTQEPIMLELVDESGNTIGTAEKLSAHQAPGLLHRAFSVFLFDEQGRLLLQQRALGKYHSPGVWSNTCCGHPYPGESPFAAAARRTHEELGLSPSLLAEAGTVRYNHPDPASGLVEQEYNHLFVGLAQSRLRPDPEEVGDTAFVTAEELAERHAEAPFSAWFMTVLDAARPAIRELTGDAAGW from the coding sequence ATGCCGACCACACCAGCCACCGCCGCGAACACCGCGTCCCCCGGCACCGGCACTCAGGAACCGATCATGCTCGAACTGGTCGATGAGTCCGGCAACACCATCGGCACGGCGGAGAAGCTCTCCGCCCATCAGGCGCCCGGTCTGCTGCACCGGGCCTTCTCCGTGTTCCTCTTCGACGAGCAGGGCCGGCTGCTGCTCCAGCAGCGCGCCCTCGGGAAGTACCACTCCCCCGGCGTCTGGTCGAACACCTGCTGCGGTCACCCCTACCCCGGGGAGTCGCCCTTCGCGGCGGCGGCCCGGCGGACCCACGAGGAGCTGGGCCTGTCGCCCTCGCTGCTCGCGGAGGCGGGAACCGTGCGCTACAACCACCCGGACCCGGCGTCGGGCCTGGTGGAGCAGGAGTACAACCACCTCTTCGTGGGACTCGCGCAGTCGCGGCTGCGGCCCGATCCGGAGGAGGTCGGGGACACCGCGTTCGTGACCGCCGAGGAGCTGGCCGAGCGGCACGCCGAGGCGCCGTTCTCCGCCTGGTTCATGACCGTGCTCGACGCGGCCCGGCCCGCGATCCGGGAACTGACCGGAGATGCCGCGGGCTGGTAG
- a CDS encoding ATP-binding protein, which translates to MDVSGSVPPAKEGEPAAAPADPLAYEGVWRFTVPAVEESVPQARRAVRDLLGRQGVPADRDLVYSLLLIVSELVTNSVRHAALLSPQVAVEVAIGREWVRVAVEDNHPYRPKALEADFGQTGGRGLLLVREVTRESGGVCDVEHTSTGGKVIWAALPLAAPTG; encoded by the coding sequence ATGGATGTCAGCGGGAGCGTCCCGCCAGCCAAGGAGGGCGAGCCGGCGGCCGCCCCGGCCGACCCCCTCGCGTACGAGGGCGTGTGGCGGTTCACCGTGCCCGCTGTAGAAGAATCCGTTCCGCAGGCCCGCAGGGCCGTGCGCGACCTCCTCGGGCGCCAGGGCGTCCCGGCCGACCGGGACCTGGTGTACTCGCTGCTGCTGATCGTCTCCGAACTGGTGACGAACTCGGTCCGGCACGCGGCCCTGCTCTCGCCCCAGGTGGCGGTCGAGGTCGCCATCGGCCGGGAATGGGTACGGGTGGCGGTCGAGGACAACCACCCGTACCGCCCCAAGGCGCTGGAGGCGGATTTCGGTCAGACCGGCGGACGCGGACTGCTCCTGGTGCGCGAGGTCACGCGGGAGTCCGGCGGGGTCTGCGACGTCGAGCACACCTCGACGGGCGGCAAGGTCATCTGGGCGGCCCTGCCGCTCGCCGCGCCGACGGGCTGA
- a CDS encoding enoyl-CoA hydratase/isomerase family protein, with amino-acid sequence MDAALLHTVADGVATVVISHPAKRNAMTAAMWRALPEVLDGLAADPAVRVLVLTGAGPTFCAGADISSLTGDEDPQALAVAAEEALAAFPGPTLAAIRGFCVGGGSQLAAACDLRFAEEGASFGVTPARLGIVYPASSTRRLTALVGPAVAKYLLFSAELIDAEHALRAGFLNELLPAGQLDKRVADFARVLTTRSQLTQAAAKEFANGRTDRDAYWADQAAASGDTAEGVAAFLERRAPSFDWTAARATGPASAPATGRPAE; translated from the coding sequence ATGGACGCAGCCCTCCTGCACACCGTCGCCGACGGGGTCGCCACGGTCGTCATCTCGCACCCCGCCAAGCGCAACGCTATGACCGCGGCGATGTGGCGGGCGCTCCCGGAGGTACTGGACGGGCTCGCGGCCGATCCGGCCGTCCGGGTGCTCGTCCTGACCGGGGCCGGGCCGACCTTCTGCGCGGGGGCGGACATCTCCTCGCTGACCGGGGACGAGGACCCGCAGGCGCTGGCCGTGGCGGCCGAGGAGGCCCTGGCGGCCTTCCCCGGGCCGACGCTCGCGGCGATCCGCGGGTTCTGCGTGGGCGGCGGCAGCCAGCTGGCGGCGGCCTGCGATCTGCGCTTCGCGGAGGAGGGGGCCTCCTTCGGGGTGACCCCGGCCAGGCTGGGCATCGTCTACCCCGCGTCCTCGACCCGCCGCCTGACCGCGCTCGTCGGCCCCGCGGTGGCCAAGTACCTCCTCTTCTCGGCGGAGTTGATCGACGCGGAGCACGCGCTGCGGGCCGGGTTCCTGAACGAGCTGCTGCCGGCCGGGCAGCTGGACAAGCGCGTGGCGGACTTCGCCCGCGTCCTGACCACCCGCTCGCAGCTGACACAGGCGGCGGCCAAGGAGTTCGCGAACGGGCGGACGGACCGGGACGCGTACTGGGCGGACCAGGCGGCCGCGAGCGGCGACACCGCGGAGGGTGTCGCCGCGTTCCTGGAGCGCCGTGCGCCCTCGTTCGACTGGACCGCCGCGCGGGCGACCGGACCCGCGAGCGCGCCCGCTACCGGGCGGCCGGCGGAGTGA
- a CDS encoding DJ-1/PfpI family protein, which yields MQIAVLLYDRFTALDAIGPFDTLGRLAGAEVVFVSERPGPVRTDNGALALVADKGLDEVTRPDIVIVPGGPHPELEMENPAVVDWLRAVDATTTWTTSVCTGSLLLAAAGLLKGRRATSHWLYLDRLPAFGAEPTGERVVYDGKYVTAAGVSSGIDMGIGLLGRIAGDEYAQTVQLMTEYDPRPPYDAGSPDKAPAEIVARLRALTPPAAR from the coding sequence ATGCAGATCGCAGTCCTGCTCTACGACCGGTTCACCGCCCTCGACGCCATCGGGCCCTTCGACACCCTGGGGCGGCTCGCGGGCGCCGAGGTCGTGTTCGTCTCGGAGCGGCCCGGGCCGGTGCGGACGGACAACGGGGCGCTCGCGCTCGTCGCCGACAAGGGGCTCGACGAGGTGACCCGGCCCGACATCGTCATCGTGCCCGGCGGACCCCACCCCGAGCTGGAGATGGAGAACCCGGCCGTCGTCGACTGGCTGCGCGCCGTTGACGCCACCACCACCTGGACCACCTCGGTCTGCACCGGCTCGCTCCTGCTGGCCGCGGCCGGGCTGCTCAAGGGACGCCGGGCCACGAGCCACTGGCTCTACCTGGACCGGCTGCCGGCCTTCGGAGCCGAGCCCACCGGTGAGCGCGTCGTGTACGACGGGAAGTACGTCACCGCCGCCGGGGTGTCCTCCGGCATCGACATGGGCATCGGCCTCCTCGGCCGGATCGCGGGCGACGAGTACGCCCAGACCGTCCAGCTGATGACCGAGTACGACCCCCGGCCGCCCTACGACGCCGGCTCGCCCGACAAGGCCCCGGCCGAGATCGTGGCGCGGCTGCGCGCGCTCACTCCGCCGGCCGCCCGGTAG
- a CDS encoding GlxA family transcriptional regulator → MSLRNVLVVLYDGVQSLDVTGPVEVFAGVGRLPGRAGSGYTIRTVSLGGAPVRTSSGLTLVPDGDLEGARPGAGTTLLVPGGQYRGDFEPRLTDWLRAYGGGAERLVSVCTGGLLLAEAGLLNGRRATTHWYACERMARDYPGVRVELDPIYVRDGPVATSAGVTAGIDLALALVEEDHGREPALAIARHLVVFLRRPGNQSQFSAQLAAQTARRDPLREVQQWITEHPDEDLSVEALAARARLSPRHFARAFHQETGVTPGRYVERVRVEHARRLLEDTGEGVAQISRACGYRTPEALRRAFVKTLGQPPAEYRRRFGPGHP, encoded by the coding sequence ATGTCGCTGCGAAACGTGCTCGTCGTCCTCTACGACGGCGTGCAGAGCCTGGACGTGACGGGGCCCGTGGAGGTGTTCGCCGGGGTCGGCCGCCTGCCGGGGCGGGCGGGTTCCGGGTACACGATCCGCACGGTCTCCCTCGGTGGGGCGCCCGTACGGACGAGCAGCGGGCTCACGCTGGTGCCGGACGGGGACCTGGAGGGCGCGCGGCCGGGGGCGGGCACCACCCTGCTGGTGCCGGGCGGGCAGTACCGGGGGGACTTCGAGCCCCGGCTCACCGACTGGCTGCGCGCGTACGGGGGTGGCGCGGAGCGGCTGGTGTCCGTCTGCACGGGCGGGCTGCTGCTGGCCGAGGCCGGGCTCCTGAACGGGCGGCGGGCCACGACGCACTGGTACGCGTGCGAGCGGATGGCCCGGGACTACCCGGGGGTGCGCGTCGAACTGGACCCGATCTACGTACGGGACGGCCCGGTCGCCACCTCGGCCGGGGTCACGGCGGGGATCGACCTGGCGCTGGCCCTGGTGGAGGAGGACCACGGGAGGGAGCCGGCGCTCGCCATCGCGCGGCACCTGGTGGTGTTCCTGCGCAGGCCCGGGAACCAGTCGCAGTTCAGCGCGCAGCTCGCGGCGCAGACCGCGCGGCGCGACCCCCTGCGGGAGGTGCAGCAGTGGATCACCGAGCATCCCGACGAGGACCTGAGCGTGGAGGCCCTGGCGGCCCGCGCCAGGCTCTCCCCCCGCCACTTCGCCCGCGCCTTCCACCAGGAGACGGGGGTGACCCCGGGCCGCTACGTGGAGCGCGTCCGGGTGGAACACGCGCGGCGCCTCCTGGAGGACACGGGGGAGGGCGTGGCCCAGATCTCCCGCGCCTGCGGCTACCGCACCCCGGAGGCCCTGCGCCGGGCCTTCGTGAAGACCCTCGGCCAGCCCCCCGCCGAATACCGGCGCCGCTTCGGCCCCGGCCACCCGTAG
- a CDS encoding ABC-F family ATP-binding cassette domain-containing protein: MTATLVAKNLTAAHGERTLFSELDLVVAPGDVIGLVGVNGAGKSTLLRLLAGLDTPETGELRLSPPGAAVGHLPQEPERRPEESVRDFLARRTGVAAAQAALDAATQGLVDGTPGADDAYATTLDQWLNLGGADLDERAQEVADELGLAVGLDLPMTALSGGQAARAGLASLLLSRYDVFLLDEPTNDLDLAGLERLERFVKGLRAGTVVISHDREFLARTVTKVLELDLAQQQINLYGGDYDAYLEERERARTHAREEFDEYAGKKAALEGRAQMQRNWMDKGVRNARRKASDNDKIGKNLRGESSEKQAAKARQTQRAIERLEVVDEPRKEWELRMEIAAAPRSGSVVATLNEACVRRGDFAFGPASLQIDWADRVAITGANGAGKSTLLAVLLGRLVPDSGAAALGSGVLVGEVDQARGLFLGDEPLLEAFCAAVPDTEPAEVRTLLAKFGLKAAHVLRPAATLSPGERTRAALALLQGRGVNLLVLDEPTNHLDLPAIEQLESALDAYEGTLLLVTHDRRMLDAVHVTRRLEVADGKVTEL; encoded by the coding sequence ATGACTGCAACCCTCGTCGCCAAGAACCTCACCGCCGCGCACGGTGAGCGCACGCTCTTCTCCGAGCTCGACCTCGTCGTCGCCCCCGGCGACGTCATCGGCCTCGTCGGCGTCAACGGCGCCGGGAAGTCCACCCTGCTGCGCCTGCTGGCCGGCCTGGACACCCCCGAGACCGGTGAACTGCGACTCTCGCCGCCCGGCGCGGCCGTCGGCCACCTCCCCCAGGAGCCGGAGCGGCGCCCCGAAGAGTCCGTACGGGACTTCCTGGCCCGGCGCACGGGCGTCGCCGCCGCCCAGGCGGCACTGGACGCGGCGACCCAGGGCCTGGTCGACGGGACCCCGGGAGCCGACGACGCGTACGCGACGACCCTGGACCAGTGGCTGAACCTCGGCGGGGCCGACCTCGACGAGCGCGCCCAGGAGGTCGCCGACGAACTCGGGCTGGCGGTCGGGCTGGACCTGCCGATGACCGCGCTGTCCGGCGGCCAGGCGGCCCGCGCGGGCCTCGCCTCGCTGCTGCTCTCGCGCTACGACGTCTTCCTGCTGGACGAGCCGACCAACGACCTGGACCTGGCGGGCCTGGAGCGCCTGGAGCGGTTCGTGAAGGGCCTGCGCGCGGGGACGGTCGTCATCAGCCACGACCGCGAGTTCCTGGCCCGGACCGTCACCAAGGTCCTCGAACTCGACCTGGCGCAGCAGCAGATCAACCTCTACGGCGGCGACTACGACGCCTATCTGGAGGAGCGCGAGCGGGCCCGTACGCACGCCCGCGAGGAGTTCGACGAGTACGCGGGCAAGAAGGCGGCCCTGGAGGGCCGCGCCCAGATGCAGCGCAACTGGATGGACAAGGGCGTGCGCAACGCCCGCCGCAAGGCGAGCGACAACGACAAGATCGGCAAGAACCTGCGCGGCGAGTCCAGCGAGAAGCAGGCCGCCAAGGCCCGCCAGACGCAGCGCGCCATCGAGCGGCTCGAAGTCGTCGACGAGCCCCGCAAGGAGTGGGAGCTGCGCATGGAGATCGCGGCGGCGCCGCGCTCCGGCTCGGTCGTCGCCACCTTGAACGAGGCCTGCGTGCGGCGCGGGGACTTCGCCTTCGGCCCGGCCAGCCTGCAGATCGACTGGGCGGACCGGGTGGCGATCACCGGGGCCAACGGCGCGGGCAAGTCCACGCTGCTGGCCGTCCTCCTCGGGCGGCTGGTGCCCGACTCCGGTGCGGCCGCGCTCGGTTCGGGGGTGCTGGTCGGCGAGGTGGACCAGGCGCGCGGGCTCTTCCTCGGGGACGAGCCGCTGCTGGAGGCCTTCTGCGCGGCGGTCCCGGACACCGAGCCGGCCGAAGTGCGGACCCTGCTGGCCAAGTTCGGCCTGAAGGCGGCCCACGTACTGCGTCCGGCGGCCACGCTCTCGCCCGGCGAGCGCACCCGCGCGGCCCTGGCACTGCTCCAGGGCCGCGGGGTGAACCTGCTGGTGCTGGACGAGCCCACGAACCACCTGGACCTGCCGGCGATCGAGCAGCTGGAGTCGGCCCTGGACGCGTACGAGGGCACCCTGCTGCTCGTCACCCACGACCGCCGGATGCTGGACGCGGTGCACGTGACCCGCCGCCTTGAGGTCGCGGACGGCAAGGTCACCGAGCTCTAG
- a CDS encoding SDR family NAD(P)-dependent oxidoreductase, whose amino-acid sequence MTTVLITGASAGLGAAFARGFAAKGCELVLVARDKERLESVARELGREFGTASEVLPADLLDADGCAAVAERLADRQRPVDILVNNAGFGLPAPFPYSPVEDEERLLDLLVKVPLRLTHALLPGLRERRRGAVVNVSSVAGLLPTGTYGAAKAWVTAFSESLRVDMEPYGVRVLAVVPGFTRTEFQARAGMDVSSLREAVWLEPEAVVAKALRDLALRRPVSITGRRYQAYALAVRHLPRGFVAARLARKRRAPER is encoded by the coding sequence GTGACGACCGTTCTGATCACCGGGGCCAGTGCCGGACTGGGCGCCGCCTTCGCCCGCGGCTTCGCGGCCAAGGGCTGCGAACTCGTCCTGGTCGCCCGCGACAAGGAGCGCCTGGAGTCCGTGGCCCGCGAGCTCGGCCGGGAGTTCGGTACGGCCAGCGAGGTGCTGCCCGCCGACCTGCTGGACGCGGACGGCTGCGCGGCCGTCGCCGAGCGGCTCGCCGACCGGCAGCGGCCCGTGGACATCCTGGTCAACAACGCGGGCTTCGGGCTGCCCGCGCCGTTCCCGTACAGCCCGGTCGAGGACGAGGAGCGGCTGCTCGACCTGCTGGTGAAGGTCCCGCTGCGGCTCACCCACGCCCTGCTGCCGGGGCTGCGCGAGCGCCGCCGGGGCGCGGTGGTCAACGTGTCCTCGGTGGCCGGACTGCTGCCGACCGGCACGTACGGGGCCGCCAAGGCCTGGGTCACCGCGTTCAGCGAATCCCTGCGGGTGGACATGGAGCCGTACGGGGTCCGCGTGCTGGCGGTGGTACCGGGCTTCACCCGCACCGAGTTCCAGGCGCGCGCCGGGATGGACGTCAGCTCCCTGCGCGAGGCGGTGTGGCTGGAGCCCGAGGCCGTGGTGGCCAAGGCCCTGCGGGACCTGGCCCTGCGCCGTCCGGTGAGCATCACCGGCCGGCGCTACCAGGCGTACGCGCTCGCCGTCCGGCACCTGCCGCGCGGCTTCGTCGCCGCCCGGCTCGCACGCAAGCGGCGTGCGCCCGAGCGGTGA
- a CDS encoding MAB_1171c family putative transporter yields MDAADLTAFGDSLAVPSVVCLWAAVLLRAPAALRSPQQRGLWLAVATAAAAMTLNLPDVVTYAMRDPHYAHSVGLVRNLIGVLSAGTVLYFVAAATGGRILQLASWTGTAAWLTTLVVLDTAAPAHTAHTIPATGDPVPSLAYWLLLITAHLLANTTCVALCWRYSRRTESRGLAAGLRLFGLGTALAGLFWFVYLLKALFASTWAMPALPLMMNLHGLLRAAAILVPTLFTLRRTGSDIATAWRLWPLWHDLVQAVPHVALTKPRAGRVVELLWPPVPRNLLVYRKVIETRDAILILGEYVAPGVPELARSHVTGHGIPEQRRTAAALACVLKEARQAKLAGRPGQPGEEAAWELPAAMQTSAEGGDLDDEARFLVDVAQAYGSPSTTDFTPLPPDPAAPAHPVRK; encoded by the coding sequence ATGGACGCCGCTGACCTCACCGCCTTCGGCGACTCGCTCGCCGTGCCCAGCGTCGTCTGCCTGTGGGCGGCCGTCCTGCTGCGCGCCCCGGCCGCCCTGCGCTCCCCCCAACAGCGCGGCCTGTGGCTGGCCGTCGCCACCGCGGCCGCCGCGATGACCCTGAACCTCCCCGACGTCGTCACGTACGCGATGCGCGACCCGCACTACGCGCACTCCGTCGGCCTCGTCCGCAACCTCATCGGCGTCCTGTCGGCGGGCACCGTTCTCTACTTCGTCGCCGCCGCCACCGGAGGCCGGATCCTCCAGCTCGCCTCCTGGACGGGCACGGCGGCCTGGCTGACCACCCTCGTGGTGCTGGACACCGCCGCCCCCGCGCACACCGCGCACACCATCCCGGCGACGGGCGACCCGGTGCCCTCCCTCGCCTACTGGCTGCTCCTGATCACCGCGCACCTGCTGGCCAACACCACCTGCGTCGCCCTCTGCTGGCGCTACAGCCGCCGCACCGAGAGCCGGGGTCTCGCGGCCGGCCTGCGGCTGTTCGGCCTCGGCACCGCCCTCGCCGGCCTGTTCTGGTTCGTCTACCTGCTCAAGGCCCTGTTCGCCAGCACCTGGGCGATGCCCGCCCTGCCGCTGATGATGAACCTGCACGGACTGCTGCGCGCCGCCGCGATCCTCGTGCCCACCCTGTTCACGCTGCGCCGCACCGGCTCCGACATCGCCACCGCCTGGCGGCTGTGGCCGCTGTGGCACGACCTGGTCCAGGCCGTCCCGCACGTCGCCCTGACCAAGCCGCGGGCCGGCCGCGTCGTGGAGCTGCTGTGGCCCCCCGTCCCGCGCAACCTGCTCGTGTACCGCAAGGTGATCGAGACCCGCGACGCGATCCTGATCCTCGGCGAGTACGTCGCCCCGGGCGTCCCGGAACTGGCCCGCAGCCATGTCACCGGGCACGGGATCCCCGAGCAGCGGCGCACCGCGGCCGCGCTGGCCTGCGTACTGAAGGAGGCGCGGCAGGCGAAGCTGGCCGGCCGGCCCGGGCAGCCGGGGGAGGAAGCGGCCTGGGAGCTGCCCGCCGCGATGCAGACCTCCGCCGAGGGCGGCGACCTCGACGACGAGGCCCGCTTCCTGGTCGACGTGGCCCAGGCCTACGGATCGCCGTCGACCACGGACTTCACCCCGCTGCCCCCCGACCCCGCAGCGCCCGCACACCCCGTAAGGAAGTGA